GACGGCGCGGCGGGATCACCTGTCCCGGCTGATCGACCTCATCGAAGTACGCGGTGTGCTCTCCGGCGGATTCGCCGTCGGCGGTCGCTGGCACACGCAGTTCCAGCCGCAGTCCCCACTGAAGCTCATCGCGGTGGCCGGCGGCACCGCGGTGGTGAGTGCCGACGGCGTCGCCCCGCTCACCCTGCGCGGTGGGGATGTCGCCATTCTCACCGGGCGCTCCAGCGTCGTGCTCGAAGACGCCCAGCAGACGGACGGCCTCCAGCGCCGGTTCACCACCCGGGCCGGTGAGGGCTTCGTCCGCGTCGGAACCAGTGACCAGGTCACCGTTCTGGGCGGCCACCTGAGCGTGAACCCGGTCGGCGCGCAGATCCTGATGCGGTCCCTGCCCGAGGCGCTGGTGGTCAGGCAGTCACCCGGCCGGAGCGCTGACATCCGGTGGCTTCTCGACCGGCTGACCACCGAGATGATCGCCGGATGTCCCGGGAGCAGCGTGGCCGTCGAACTGTCCTCGCAACTCCTGCTGCTGGAAATCCTGCGGATCGCCGCCGCCGACGCCGCGCTGGTGCGGACCGGCGTCCTGCGGGCCCTGGGCGATGACCTCCTGCGCCCCGCACTGGAAGGCATCCACGACGAACCAGGTCGTGCGTGGAAGCTCGACGAACTCGCCCGGCGCTCGGCGATGTCGCGCAGTTCCTTCGCGGAGCGATTCACCTCCGTCCTCGGCGAATCGCCACTGGCCTACCTCACCCGGGTCCGGATGCTGACCGCCCAGAGACTCCTGCTGCACACCGGGCGCAGCGTCAGCGATGTCGCCGCGGAGGTCGGATACGGCTCGGACAGCGCCTTCAGCACGGCATTCCGCCGCGTGGTCGGGGTCTCACCGAGAAACTTCCGCGACGAACACCGGACGATCACGAAAGTTGTCCGGCAGATCGCTCATCAGCGGCCCGGTGAACGTTCCTAACCTGATGGCTACCGGCAGGCGACGACCTGCCGAAAACCCATCAGAAAGCAGGAATTCATGGTCAACGTCCTGGTCACCGGCACCGGGTCCGGCTTCGGCCGGCTCATCACCACGACGCTGATCGGCGCCGGCCATCAGGTGGCGGCCACCGTGCGCGATCCCGCGGGCCGGGACGCCGAACGGGCCACGGCGCTGCGGGAGGAGGGTGCTCTGGTGATCGGCATGGACGTCACGGACGACGTGAGCGTCCGCACCGGCGTGGATGCCGCGATCGCTGGGTTCGGCACACTCGATGCCGTGGTCAACAATGCCGGCCTGGGGGCCCTCGGCCTGGCCGAGACGTACTCACCGCGGGACTGGCAGAACATTTTCGACGTCAACGTCTTCGGCGTTCAGCGTGTCACCCGTGCCGTGGCTCCCCACTTCCGCCGGCGACGGAAAGGGTTGTTCCTGCTCATCTCCAGCATGACCGCGAAGCTGCCGATCCCGTTCCAGGGCCCCTACGGTGCGTCCAAGGCGGCGGCCGAGTCGCTGGCCGAGTCGTACCGGCTGGAGTTGGCCCCCTCCGGCATCGAGTCGGCGATCATCGAGCCCAACGGGTTCCCCACCGAGTTCCTCGGCAAGACCCTCCTGGCAGATCCCGACGAATGGCGTTCCGCCTACGGGGAACTCGCTGATCTCCCGCTGGCAGCCCTCCAGGCCTACCGGCAGCGTTTCGCCCAGGTGCCCGAGCACAGCCCGCAGCTGGTCGCCGACGCGACCCTGCGCCTGCTCGAACTGCCCCACGGCACCCGCCCGTTCCGCACCACCGTGGACCGGCTGGGTCTGGCCACCGCCCTCGAGCGCGTCAACGCCGTCAACGAGTCCGTCCGGGAGGAACTCTGGAAGCAGATGGGCGTTGCCGACCTGCTGATCGTCCGCTGACCGAACCCCCTGAAGGCGCCGGAGTTCCTCGACCCTACGGGCCCGTCAGCTTGTAGTGCAGCCGCACCACCGTGGCCGACCACAGGCGCAGGCTGTGGTCGGTGCGCAGCACGCCCTCGTCGTCCACGAAGATCGTGAACGTCTCGTGCAGCGGCACCCGGGCCGCGTGGGCGCGCCCGTGCTCGCTGACCGTCACGTACGCGCCGTCGGCCCCGAAAGGCCCGGCGGGGGAAGACAGTTCGAGCGCCCCACCGGCGAGGACGCGCGGGCGCAGGAACACCTGCACGTTTCCCGCCTCCAGCGGGAAAGTGACGTGCACGCTGGGGCGCCCGGCGCCGGGCAGGGTGCGCACCGTGTAGCAGCCGCTGAACACCCACTCCCCGGTCGCCCGCAACGTCCGCAGCCAGGCCGCGCCCTGCTGCGCACCGGCGCCGTCGAGCAGCGCGACGACGCGGCTGTCCATGCCGCGGGAGACGTCCAGCGGGCGGGTGGGCAGGGCGAGCTGGCGCAGCCGGCGGCCGAAGAACCGCGAGATCAGCTCCCCACCGGGCTGGAACAGCAGGTTCCACTGGGTCCAGGCGTCCATGCCCCAGCCGGCGGTGTGCTCGTAGAAGTCCCGCACCAGCGGGTGCAGGTCGGCGGCCCGGAAACCCGGGCCGTCCAGCACCGACAGGTCGGCGTACAGCCCGGCGCCGGGCAGGTCGTGCACCGGCCGGCCGCCCAGGGCCCGCGCCGCCTGCTCCACCCAGGCGTCCCCGACGTCCGGGCCGGCATTACGCGGGGCGTCCAGCCAGGTGTGCTCACCGCCCAGGTCGACGGGACGGCCGGTGAGCCGCCAGAACCGCCGGGTCGCGGCGTCGAGCGGGGAGAGATCGGGCACGGACGGCAGCATGCCATCCCCAGCTCTGTTGCCGCCGCCTTGCTGCCGACGGTGTCCTACTCCTCGAGCCAGGTCCAGTCGGCCGGGTTCGCGGAGTACCGGGCCTGACCCCACAACGCGGTGTCGTACGACACCGGCACCTCGGTGGACACGCTCCACAGCACGCCGTTGCGGGTGCGGCTGACGCCGATGTTCGTGTCCGGGCACACGCCGGAGGCGACCGGCACCGACTCCACGCAGATGGTCAGCGTCTCCTGCCCCAGGTCGAACCAGGCCTTGCGGGCCACGACCCGCTCACCGGAGGCGGTCTCGCGGACGTCCGGCGGCAGGAACCCGACGAACGAGTACCCCTCCGGCAGCGTGACCGGAAGGCTCAGACGCAGCGCTCCGCCGTCCTTCTCGTACATGTCCAGCACGTCCTGGCGGGTGTAGGTGCCACCCAGGACAGGGTTCGCGGCCTTGGTCGTGGTGACCGGGGACGGCGAGGCGGTCTGCGGGCCCTGGTCCCGGGCCGGACCGGAGCAGGCGGCGAGGGCCAGGGCCACTGTCAGGCCGGCCAGCACCGGTCCCTTCCCGGGAACGGCCCCACCTCTGGTCGTGCGCATACTGCCTTCTCCCTGGCCACATCCGGACGTCCGTGCACTTCCCGTGCGCACTGTGCAAGGTCGCACACCGGGGCAGCCGCCAGACGCGCGATCACGGCGGGCGCGGCAGTGCTCACCGAATGTTCAGACGCAGGTCGCCGAGATTTCCCGGCCTGCTCGGCAGATCCTCGTGGCGGCGCCGGCCGGGAACACTCTCAGGACAGCGCGGTGACCAGGAAGTCCAGGACGATCAGGGCGGCGACCAGCCCGGCGACCGCCATCACCAGCCACCGCACCAGGCGGACCAGCCGGGCCGGGATCGAGGTGGGTGGTTCCGGGGCGGGCCGGGCGCCGGGCACGGCGCTCATGCCCCGCACCACCAGGATGATCACCACGACCGCGACCACGGCGCCCATGATCAGGACGGCTGCTACGTCGGGTTTCACGGCCGACCCCCAGAATGCTCGCGCCAGCGGCAGGTCTCCAGTGTGCAGAACCGGTCCGCACCGGGACAAGAGGAACGAAGCGCCCTGCCCCTTGTGACATCGTCGGGGCAGGACCGGCAAGGGGCCGGGATCAGTTCCCCCAGACCGCCACGCTGCGCCGCACCGGTACGGCGTCGGGGTCGGTGGCGAACAGCTCGGGGGAGCGGCGGCGCACCCGCTCGACGTCTTCGAACACCGCCCGCAGGTGCCCGCGCAGGGTGGTGCGGGCGGCCTCGGTGTCGCCGGACAGCACCGCGGTCAGCACGTCGGCGTGCTGCTCGACGAACGGGCGGGGGGACGCCGCGTCGTACAGTCCCAGCCGCCGGGCCCGGTCGAGGTGCCCCTTGGCCGAGGCGACGGTGGACCACGAGTTGCCGTGGCCACTCAGGCGCAGCAGGGCGTGGTGGAACTCCTCGTCGAGCCGGAAGAACTCCTCCCGGTCGGTGCCCGCCACCTGCTGGCGCTCCAGGTTCTCGCGCAGCGCCGCGACCAGGTCGGGGTCGGGGGTGGCCGGGATGTCTTCCAGCGCAGCCAGTTCCACCGCCTCGCGGAGGAACTGCGCATCGGCCACGCGGGTGGCGTCGACCCGGGAGACGAACGTGCCGACCTTCGGGAAGACCTGCACCAGGCCCTCTTCGGACAGCAGGATCATGCTCTCGCGCACCGGGGTGCGGGAGACCCCCATCTCGGCGGCCAGGTCGTTCTCCGACAGCGCCGCGCCCGGTGCCAGCTCCAGCCCCAGAATGCGCCGGCGCAGGGACTCGTAGACGGCCAGCCGACTGCTGCCACCGGCTTTACGGGGGGACATGCCCGTCATCGTAATGGACTCCCTCCCGACCACGGCTTCTGAAGAACAAGTGCTTGTATACTAGCTCTGCACTCAAGCGCTGCCGCCGAAGGAGATGGGCCAGTGAGCACGATCGAGCGGGCGGAGGTCTTCGTGGCCTCCCCGGGACGTAACTTCGTCACCCTCCGGATCACCACGAGCGACGGGGTGAGCGGCCTGGGCGACGCCACCCTCAACGGCCGCGAGCTGGCGGTCGCCAGCTACCTGCGCGACCACCTCGTGCCGCTGCTGATCGGCCGCGACCCGGCCCGCATCGAGGACATCTGGCAGTACCTCTACAAGGGCGCCTACTGGCGGCGCGGCCCGGTCACCATGACCGCGATCGCCGCCGTCGACATGGCCCTGTGGGACATCAAGGGCAAGGTCGCGAACCTGCCCGTGTACCAGCTGCTCGGCGGGCGCTCGCGGGACGGCGTGCTGGTCTACTCGCACGCCTCCGGCACCGACGTGCCCTCGCTGCTCGACGACGTGGCCCGCTTCCGCGACCTGGGCTACCAGGCGATCCGTGCCCAGACCGCGGTGCCCGGCATCGGCGGCAGCTACGGCGTGCGCAAGGGCGTGGTGTACGAGCCGGCCAGCACCAGCCTGCCCGACGAGCAGCCCTGGTCCACCGAGGCCTACCTGGACTTCGCGCCCACCTACCTGGCCGCGGTGCGGGAGAAGTTCGGCTTCGGGTTCCACCTGCTGCACGACGTCCACCACCGCCTCACCCCGATCGAGGCGGGACGCTTCGGCAGGGCGGTCGAGGACCTGCGGCTGTTCTGGATGGAGGACCCGACGCCGGCCGAGAACCAGGAGGCGTTCCGGCTGATCCGGCAGCACACCACCACCCCGATCGCGACCGGCGAGGTGCTGAACTCGATCTGGGACGTCAAGGACCTGATCACCGGGCAGCTCATCGACTACGTCCGCACCACCGTCACGCACGCTGGCGGAATCACGCACCTGCGAAGGATTTTCGACCTGGCTGCGCTCTACCAGGTGCGCACCGGGTCGCACGGCGCCACCGACCTGTCGCCGGTCAGCCTGGCCGCGGCCGTGCACCTGGACCTGACCGTGCCGAACTTCGGCATCCAGGAGTACATGCCGCACGTCGCCGAGACGATGGAGGTGTTCCGCACCGGCGTCACCCTCTCGAACGGCATGCTGGACGTGGACGAAACCCCCGGCCTGGGCGTGGAGTACGACGAGAAGGCCGCCGAGAGCTATCCCTACGACCCGAAGTACCTGCCGGTCGCCCGCCGTCTCGACGGGTCGGTGCACGACTGGTGAGCAACAGAACTGAGGACGACGAAACCCCCGCCGGCGGCCTGGCGCAGGACCAGAACCTGACGCTGGAGAGCCTGCACACGCTGGCGGCGGACCGCCGCCCGGCCGTCGACCCGCGCGACCTGGCGCCCCGGATGGTGCATTTCGGGTTCGGCGCGTTCCACCGGGCGCACCAGGCGGTGTACACCGAGGCGGCCGCCGCGGCCACCGGCGAGAAGTCCGGCATCGTGGTGGTCGCCCCGCGCGACGCCGCGGTGGTCGGGCGGGCGCGGCGCCAGGACTACCTGTTCTCGGTGACCACCCGGTCCCCGGCCGGCAGCGCGCCGAAGGTGGTGGGCTCGCTGGTCGGCGCGCTGCACATGCCCACCGACGGTGCCGCGCTGCACGAGCTCATCGCCTCGCCGGGCGTCACCACCGTCACCCTGACTGTGACCGAGAAGGGTTACCACCGCAGCCCTTCCACCGGCCGGCTGAACCTCGGCGACCCGCTGATCGCCGCCGACCTGGACCTGTGCCGGGCCGGTGCGGCAGGTACGTCAGGTACGGGTTCCGGCGACGTGCCCCCGCTGCGGACGGTCGTGGGCACGCTCGCGGTCGCGCTGGCCCGGCGCTTGCGCACCGGCGGCGCCCCGATCGACCTGGTCTCGTGCGACAACCTCGACGCCAACGGCCCGGCCCTGGCCGGCGTGGTGCGCGACTTCGTCACCGCCGCGCACTGGCCCGACGGCGACCGGCTGCTGGACTGGATCGACACCGGCGTCGGTTTCCCCTCCACCGTGGTGGACCGGATCGTGCCCGCCACCACCGGGGCCGACCTGGACCAGGCCGCCGCCCGGCTGGGGGTGCACGACGCCCTGGCCGTCACCGGTGAGCCGTACCGTCAGTGGGTGCTGGAGGACGCCTTCCGCGCGGCCCGACCGGCCTGGCAGCACGGCGGGGCCCAATGGGTGGACGACGTGGGCCCGTTCCAGCTCACCAAGCTCCGGCTGCTCAACGGAAGTCATTCCGGGCTGGCCTATCTCGGCCTGGCGGCGGGCTGCCGCACCGTCGCGGACGTGCTCGCCACCGGCTGGGGCGAGAACTTCGTGCGGGGCTTCGCCGCCGAGGCCGCCGGCTCGCTGCCGCACGTGCGCAACGGCACGCCGCAGGCCGGGCCGGATCCGGCCCGCTACGCCGACGACCTGGTGTCCCGGTTCGCGAACACCGCCATCCACCACGAGCTGCGCCAGATCGGCTCGGACGGGTCGCTGAAACTGCCCCAGCGCTGGATCCAGGTGCTGCGGGAGCAGGGAGCGGGCTCCTCGTCGTCCATGGTTGGACAGCAGGTGGGACAGCGAATGGGGTACCACCAGACGCTGGCGCTGGCGGCCTGGGCCAACGCGACCCGGCCCGACCCGGCCACCGGCGGGCAGCTGTTCGCCACCACCGACCCGGCCGCCGCCGCCCTGGCCGCCTGCTGGCAGGG
Above is a genomic segment from Kineosporia corallincola containing:
- a CDS encoding AraC family transcriptional regulator, producing MAAGSQPTARRDHLSRLIDLIEVRGVLSGGFAVGGRWHTQFQPQSPLKLIAVAGGTAVVSADGVAPLTLRGGDVAILTGRSSVVLEDAQQTDGLQRRFTTRAGEGFVRVGTSDQVTVLGGHLSVNPVGAQILMRSLPEALVVRQSPGRSADIRWLLDRLTTEMIAGCPGSSVAVELSSQLLLLEILRIAAADAALVRTGVLRALGDDLLRPALEGIHDEPGRAWKLDELARRSAMSRSSFAERFTSVLGESPLAYLTRVRMLTAQRLLLHTGRSVSDVAAEVGYGSDSAFSTAFRRVVGVSPRNFRDEHRTITKVVRQIAHQRPGERS
- a CDS encoding SDR family oxidoreductase; translated protein: MVNVLVTGTGSGFGRLITTTLIGAGHQVAATVRDPAGRDAERATALREEGALVIGMDVTDDVSVRTGVDAAIAGFGTLDAVVNNAGLGALGLAETYSPRDWQNIFDVNVFGVQRVTRAVAPHFRRRRKGLFLLISSMTAKLPIPFQGPYGASKAAAESLAESYRLELAPSGIESAIIEPNGFPTEFLGKTLLADPDEWRSAYGELADLPLAALQAYRQRFAQVPEHSPQLVADATLRLLELPHGTRPFRTTVDRLGLATALERVNAVNESVREELWKQMGVADLLIVR
- a CDS encoding GntR family transcriptional regulator, with amino-acid sequence MSPRKAGGSSRLAVYESLRRRILGLELAPGAALSENDLAAEMGVSRTPVRESMILLSEEGLVQVFPKVGTFVSRVDATRVADAQFLREAVELAALEDIPATPDPDLVAALRENLERQQVAGTDREEFFRLDEEFHHALLRLSGHGNSWSTVASAKGHLDRARRLGLYDAASPRPFVEQHADVLTAVLSGDTEAARTTLRGHLRAVFEDVERVRRRSPELFATDPDAVPVRRSVAVWGN
- the manD gene encoding D-mannonate dehydratase ManD; translated protein: MSTIERAEVFVASPGRNFVTLRITTSDGVSGLGDATLNGRELAVASYLRDHLVPLLIGRDPARIEDIWQYLYKGAYWRRGPVTMTAIAAVDMALWDIKGKVANLPVYQLLGGRSRDGVLVYSHASGTDVPSLLDDVARFRDLGYQAIRAQTAVPGIGGSYGVRKGVVYEPASTSLPDEQPWSTEAYLDFAPTYLAAVREKFGFGFHLLHDVHHRLTPIEAGRFGRAVEDLRLFWMEDPTPAENQEAFRLIRQHTTTPIATGEVLNSIWDVKDLITGQLIDYVRTTVTHAGGITHLRRIFDLAALYQVRTGSHGATDLSPVSLAAAVHLDLTVPNFGIQEYMPHVAETMEVFRTGVTLSNGMLDVDETPGLGVEYDEKAAESYPYDPKYLPVARRLDGSVHDW
- a CDS encoding mannitol dehydrogenase family protein; translation: MSNRTEDDETPAGGLAQDQNLTLESLHTLAADRRPAVDPRDLAPRMVHFGFGAFHRAHQAVYTEAAAAATGEKSGIVVVAPRDAAVVGRARRQDYLFSVTTRSPAGSAPKVVGSLVGALHMPTDGAALHELIASPGVTTVTLTVTEKGYHRSPSTGRLNLGDPLIAADLDLCRAGAAGTSGTGSGDVPPLRTVVGTLAVALARRLRTGGAPIDLVSCDNLDANGPALAGVVRDFVTAAHWPDGDRLLDWIDTGVGFPSTVVDRIVPATTGADLDQAAARLGVHDALAVTGEPYRQWVLEDAFRAARPAWQHGGAQWVDDVGPFQLTKLRLLNGSHSGLAYLGLAAGCRTVADVLATGWGENFVRGFAAEAAGSLPHVRNGTPQAGPDPARYADDLVSRFANTAIHHELRQIGSDGSLKLPQRWIQVLREQGAGSSSSMVGQQVGQRMGYHQTLALAAWANATRPDPATGGQLFATTDPAAAALAACWQGPPAGVIGRLLAVLGAPDLAEDTSLTQAVESLLPAFAAGSVPL